TCGGGTGCGGGCCGCCGTGGCCCGCTGCCCGCTGGTGGTGCTCAGCGAGGCCTACGCCGGCACCGAAACCGCCGCCATTGCCCACCTGGTGCTGCCGGCGGCGCAGTGGAGCGAAAAGGCCGGGGTGATGACCAATTCCGAGCGCCGCGTCACCCTGTGCCCGGCCTTCCGCACCCCTCCGGGGGAGGCCCGTCCCGACTGGGCGATCTTCGCCGAGCTGGGCCGGCGCCTGGGGTTCGAGCAGCAGTTCCGCTACGGCTCCTCGGCCGAGGTGTTCGCCGAGTTCGCGGCCATCACGGCGGGCCGGGTGTGCGATCTGAGCGGCCTCAGCCATGGGCTGCTGCAGGAGCACGGTCCCCAGCAATGGCCCTTCCCCTCCGGCACGGCGCCCGGAGGCGGTGCCCCGCGCCTGCACACCTCCGGCCGTTTCCCCACCCCCTCCGGCCGGGCCAGGCTGATCAGCGAGCAGCCGATGGGCCTGGGCGAACCCCCCGATGGCGCCTACCCCCTGGTGCTCACCGTGGGCCGCTACCTGGAGCAGTGGCACACCATGACCCGCACGGGCCAGGTCGAGCGGTTGCTGCGGCCCCACACCGAGCCTCTGCTGGAGATCCATCCCGCCGACGCCCGGACCCACGGAGTGGTCGATGGCGGCCGGGCGCAGGTGAGCTCCCGCAGGGGCGCCGTGACGGCCCGGGTGTGCGTCACCGACCGCATTCGCCAGGGCACGGTGTTCCTGCCCATGCACTGGGGGGCGGCCCAGGAGCAGGCCTGCGAGGCCAACCGGCTGATGCACGCCCTGGGCTGCCCCATCTCCCAGCAGCCGGAGCTCAAGGCCGCCGCGGTGACCGTGCGTCCCTGCGAGGAGGCCCCGGGGGACTGAGCCCCTGCGGGGGGTGGCTCAGCGGTGGCTCACTGGTCGTCGTGGGCGAAGCGGCGGTAGAGGAAGTCCAGGGCGTGGTTCCGGTAGTCGTAGTACTCCGGCATCTCCATCAGCTGGGCCCGCTGGCGGGGTCGGGGGAAGGGCAGCTCGAGGATCTCGCCGATGGTCGCCGCCGGGCCGTTGGTCATCATCACCACCCGGTCGGCCATGAACAGGGCCTCATCGATCGAGTGGGTGATCATCAGCACGGTCACCCTGTGCTCCCGCCAGATCCGCAGCAGCTCCTCCTGCAGCTCCTCCTTGGTGATCGGATCGAGGGCTCCGAAGGGTTCATCGAGGATCAGCACCTTGGGCTGCAGTGCCAGGGCCCGGGCGATCGAGACCCGCTGCTTCATCCCCCCCGACAGGCTGGCGGGACGCTTGTCGGCGGCCTCGCTCAGCCCCACCATCGCCAGATGGCTCTCCACGATCCGGTCGGTGTCGCCGCTGCGCCGCAGATGGGGGAAAACGTTGTTCACCGCCAGGGCCACGTTCTCGGCGGCCGACATCCAGGGAAGCAGCGAGTAGTTCTGGAACACCACCATCCGGTCCGGTCCCGGTTCCCGGATCGGCACCGACTGCAGGCGCACCTCGCCGCTGGTGGGCTGGCCGAAGCCGGAGACCAGGTCGAGCAGGGTGGATTTGCCGCAGCCGGAATGGCCGATCACGCAGACGAACTCCCCTTCGGCCACCTCCAGGCTGATGTTGTCGAGCACGGTGTAGGGCCCGCCGGGGGTGGGATACACCTTGCTGACCCCATCGATCACCAGGAATGGTTCAGCGACGCCGGCGGTGCTGGGCTGGGGCAACGTCTGGGTCTGCATGCGATCGGAACGTGGAGAAGGACAGGAGGGAAAGGGGCGTCAGCGGCGGGCCGGGGCGGGCAGCGGTGCGTCCGGGACCGGCGCCGGCGGTGGCGGCAGGGGCGCCGGGGCCACCGTCACCGGGCCCTTGACGCGCACGCGTTCGAGGTAGGCGAGGGGATTGAGCGGGTCGAGAGGATCACCATCGAACGCCGCTACCACCGCCACCGGTGACAGGGGGCGCTCCGCGGCGGGCAGCCCCAGGGCGGCGGCCGCGCTCCGGAACAGGGCCCGATCCTGCACGCGCTCGGTCACCTCCTGCCAGTTGCTGGGGAAGCTGGCCAGGCCCCAGCGGCCGAGCTGGCAGAGGATCCAGACCGCCTCCGCCGGGTTGGGCTCGTTGACCTCGGGGCCGTAGAAGCGGTTGAAGGACGGCATGCTGGTGGGCGCGCCGGTGCCGCGGTCGTAGGCGTCGACGAGACCAGGCCGGAGCATCGCCACATCGGTGCCCACGTACTGGCTCTGGGAGAGCAGCTCCACCAGTTCGCCGCGGTGGGCCGGGTCCTCGCAGTAACGGCAGGCCTCCAGCAGCGCCTGCACCAGGGCCCGGTGGGTGCGGGGGTAGGCGGCCGCCCAGGCCTCCCTCACCCCCAGCACCTTCTCGCCGTGGCCGTTCCACAGCTCCACATCGGTGGCGATCACCGTGCCGAGGCCCTCCAGGACGGCGCGGGAGTTCCAGGGTTCGCCGACGCAGTAGCCATCGATGGTGCCCGCCTTGAGGGCGGCCACCATCTGGGGCGGCGGGATCACCAGCAGCTCCACGTCGCGCTCGGGGTGGATCCCCGCCGAGGCAAGCCAGGCCCGCAGCATCAGGTTGTGCATCGAGGCCGGGTGCACCACGGCGAGCACCGGCCTGGACTCCGGGTGGGCGCCGATCCAGGCCTTGAAGTCGGCCAGGGTGTTCACCCCGGCGTCGTGGAAGCGGCGGTGCAGGGTGATGGCATTGCCGTTGCAGCTGAGGGTGAGGGCACTCACCATCCCCAGGGGCGGCTGGCCACCGCAGCCGAGGGTCATGGCGATCGGCATCCCCGCCACCATCAGGGCCCCGTCCAGAACGCCCTGGCGCACGTGGGTCTCGAGGGTTTTCCAGTTGCTCTCCCGCCGCAGCTGCACCTGGGTCAGGCCGTGCCGGGCGAAGAACCCCTTCTCCTGGGCCACCACCAGGGGCAGGCAGTCGGTGAGGGGAATGAAGCCCAGCTCCAGGTTCACCTTCTCGAGGCCGTCGGCGGCGATGGCCTCGGCGGGCTTGAGCCGCTGCTGCCGGGCCCGGCGCTGATCCGAGAGGAAGTTCACGATCTCGGCCCGCAGCCCGTAGTAGCGCGGGTGCTCCACCGTGCCCAGCTGGGTGCGGGGCCGGGGCAGGGGCACTTCAAGGATCTGATCGATGTGGGCCTCGGGGCCGTTGGTCATCAGCACCACCCGGTCGGAGAGCAGCAGGGCCTCGTCGACGTCGTGGGTGACCATCAGGGCGGTGACCTTCGCCTCCTGGCAGATCCGCATCAGCTGCTCCTGCAGGTTGCCCCGGGTGAGGGCGTCGAGGGCCCCGAAGGGTTCATCGAGGAGGAGGAGTTTCGGGCGCAGGGCCAGGGCGCGGGCGATGGCGACCCGCTGCTTCATCCCGCCGGAGATCTCCCGGGGATACTTGTCGGCGGCGGCCTTCAGGCCCACCAGCTGAATGTGGTGCTCGATGATGGCGTCCCGCTCCCGGCGGTCGCTGGCGGCGATCACGTTGTCCACACCCAGGGCGATGTTCTGGCGCACCGTGAGCCAGGGCAGCAGCGAGTAGTTCTGGAACACCACCATCCGATCGGGCCCCGGATCGGTGACCTGCCGGCCGCTCATCAGGATGCCGCCCTGGGTGGCGGTGGTGAGGCCGGCCAGCAGGTTGAGCAGGGTGGACTTGCCGCAGCCGGAGTGGCCGATGAGGGAGATGAACTCGCCCTCGGCGATATCCAGGAAGATGTCCCTGAGGGCCACGTACTCACCCCCGCCGGGCAGGGGGA
This genomic stretch from Cyanobium gracile PCC 6307 harbors:
- a CDS encoding ABC transporter ATP-binding protein; translation: MQTQTLPQPSTAGVAEPFLVIDGVSKVYPTPGGPYTVLDNISLEVAEGEFVCVIGHSGCGKSTLLDLVSGFGQPTSGEVRLQSVPIREPGPDRMVVFQNYSLLPWMSAAENVALAVNNVFPHLRRSGDTDRIVESHLAMVGLSEAADKRPASLSGGMKQRVSIARALALQPKVLILDEPFGALDPITKEELQEELLRIWREHRVTVLMITHSIDEALFMADRVVMMTNGPAATIGEILELPFPRPRQRAQLMEMPEYYDYRNHALDFLYRRFAHDDQ
- a CDS encoding nitrate ABC transporter ATP-binding protein (This model describes the ATP binding subunits of ATP-binding cassette (ABC) transporters for nitrate transport, or for bicarbonate transport, in bacteria and archaea.), whose translation is MAALFTVDHVTQAFPLPGGGEYVALRDIFLDIAEGEFISLIGHSGCGKSTLLNLLAGLTTATQGGILMSGRQVTDPGPDRMVVFQNYSLLPWLTVRQNIALGVDNVIAASDRRERDAIIEHHIQLVGLKAAADKYPREISGGMKQRVAIARALALRPKLLLLDEPFGALDALTRGNLQEQLMRICQEAKVTALMVTHDVDEALLLSDRVVLMTNGPEAHIDQILEVPLPRPRTQLGTVEHPRYYGLRAEIVNFLSDQRRARQQRLKPAEAIAADGLEKVNLELGFIPLTDCLPLVVAQEKGFFARHGLTQVQLRRESNWKTLETHVRQGVLDGALMVAGMPIAMTLGCGGQPPLGMVSALTLSCNGNAITLHRRFHDAGVNTLADFKAWIGAHPESRPVLAVVHPASMHNLMLRAWLASAGIHPERDVELLVIPPPQMVAALKAGTIDGYCVGEPWNSRAVLEGLGTVIATDVELWNGHGEKVLGVREAWAAAYPRTHRALVQALLEACRYCEDPAHRGELVELLSQSQYVGTDVAMLRPGLVDAYDRGTGAPTSMPSFNRFYGPEVNEPNPAEAVWILCQLGRWGLASFPSNWQEVTERVQDRALFRSAAAALGLPAAERPLSPVAVVAAFDGDPLDPLNPLAYLERVRVKGPVTVAPAPLPPPPAPVPDAPLPAPARR